CAAGAAGACATGCACGGCGGCGCCGCCAAGCGGTTTTTGATCAGCGGCGGAAAGCACGCTGCCGCTGATCGCGCCGCCTTGCATCAGCGTGAAATTAATGTCCTTAATGTCGCCGCTTTCAGGAACTTCCACAGGTTTGGCGTCTTTCAAATTGGCGGCTTCCTTCCAAAACTCAGGCAGGTAACCGCGCGCACTGGCTTGCACGAAATATTTACCGGCCCGCACACCGTCGAACTTGTAGTTGCCGTTTTCGTCGGTTTTGGTGACAAACGGCAGCCGCAGCTCCTCTTTGCTGATCAGCGCATCCACCGCAGTGTTTTCTTGAAACGCGGTGACGATCGCGCCGGCAATCGGCTTGCCGCTGGCTTCGTCGGTGACGCGGCCGCTCAGCGTCGCCAGCTTGTCCATTGTGAAGTCGATGTTGGCGGTATGCTTGTTTTCAAAAACCTGCACCGGCGTGGCTTTGACAAACTCGCGTTGTTCTTTATAAAACTCCTTGTGAAAGCCGCGCGCCTCGGCCGAGACGACGTAAAACCCCGGGCCGACGTTGGCGATGTATTCGCCGCGCTCGTTGGTCAAAACATTGAACACCGGCCGCGGTTTATCGGAGGAGTTGATCAACACATGAATCGTGACAAGCGCTTTGGCGATGGGATTGTTCGGCGCGGCGGCCTCAGTGACCTTGCCGGAAATGGCGCTGGCCGTGGCGAGAAGGAAATTGATCCCCTCAACCGTCTGCTCGTCGCGCACGGAAATTGGTTTCGCTTTGCCAAGTTCGCGCTCGTTGTCAAAAAACTCGCCTTTGTAGCCGGCCGCTTCGGCGAAAACCACATAGGTGCCGGTGGGGAGGCCGGTCAAGGCAAAATTTCCTTTTTCATCGGTAACGGCGTGATGCTTCAAATCCGGTCGCACCAGCAGAATCGCCGCCACGTGCGCGCCGGCAATCGGAGCTTTGGCGTCGTCATCGACGGCCACAGAACCGGAAATCGTTGCGCCCTTGCTGAGCGTAAAATTAATTCCGGTTTTGTTTTCGTTTTCAGCCAGCCGCACCGGCGTTGCCTGCTCGAAACGATCGACATTGTCATAAAATTCGGGCAAATAGCCGCGGGCTTCGGCTCGCAACACATAGAGACCGGGGATGAGCTTCTCGAATTTATAATTTCCTTGCGCATCGGTTTCAACGCGTCGCCCAAAGCGGAACGGGCCAATCAGATCGGCCCACACCACGGCTTTTTCAATCGCCGCGCCGCTCTTTTGATCTTTCACGTTTCCGGCCAGCGAAGCGTTGGCGTGGGCGACGATCACCCGGCCTTCACCGCGATGCACCGCGCCGCCAAATTCGACGAACGCCACGACCGTGCCGATGCCGGTTCCAGGGCCGGCAGCAAACAAGCCCGTATTCGGCTCAATCTTGCCCAGGTTGTTGGGAATAATGTCCCATTTCACGCGCTGCGCCAGCTCCGGTTGGCGGCCGGTCGGCGTGATGATGAAAGCTTTGAATTGCTGCGTCCCCAGAGGCGGAACAATGGCTTCGCCCGGCTCGACGACGATTTTGACCGGCAGAACCTGCGGTTTGCCAATGATCACGCGGGCTTCGCCGACATACGTGGCGGCACCGGCTTGCGCCTTGGCGATGATCTTGACTTCACCGTCCTCGCGGCCGGCCATGAAAAAACCGTCTTCACTGATTTTCCCAAGCGATTCCGGACTCACATCCCAACCAAGTTTTTCAATCCGAATCGCCAGGCCTTGGCTGTTGAACAACAACGCTTGAAATTTTATCCCCTGCCCCGGCTCGACTCTGGCCTCGTGCGGCGTAATCATCAGCTTGCCATCCAGCATCGGGCCTTGTGCGGCGACCGGGAAGACCATGCCAAGCAACATCACAGCGGCAATCAAATAACGACTCAAACGCATAAGCGTGACCTCCTAGATTAAGGGATTCCTATGAATTGTGAACTATGAAATAATAAAGCAAACATTTTTAACCTGGTTATTCACAGATTTTACCACGAAGGCACCAAGACACCAAGAACACCAGACTTTTAAAATCTTGATGAGAACATCTGAATGTTTTATCAGGTTGTGGTTCAACATAAATGTTGAGTTACACATTTATCTCCGCGCGCAATTTTCAATCAAATCATTCGCGACTTCCATGATCGCTACAGCCAGCCGAATTTGGCCGCGATCCAGCGCGGCGCGGCTGCGCTGGAGCATGTCCAAAGCCTGCGCCTGCACCGTTTGGCAGGCGTCAAGTTCCCCGGCCGCGGCAATTTCCTGCGCCCGGTTCTCGATTTGCGCCCAACGCTGTAAAAACGCCTCGCGAGTGTGGATTTCGCTCGAGGGCGGAGATTCGCGCAGCATGGTTTCAGCGCGAAGCAGGAGATGCTGCGCCATGCGAATCAATTGAAAGCCGATCACCAGCCGGTTTTGACGGCCGGCAGTTTCAGCGGCTTTATAGGCATTCGTGGCCAATTCAACCAATTGCGCCGCTTCCGGCTTGTTGGCCTCCCGGGCTTTGGTGCCGACTTCTTCGAGGTCGCGGGCCAACTCCTGCAAGGCTTCATTATAACGTTGCGCCAAATTCCCTGCATTCACCGCGCCGCGATCGGCTTTGCGCATCGCCTTGTCCACGAAATTCCGCGCCAGCTCGAGACGCCATTTCGCCTCCTGCATTTGCTGCTGATCAAGCGCGGTTTCCGCCTCCCGCACCAACACCCGGGCGCGCTCCAGAAACAAAGAGGCGCGCGGATCCGCATTCTCTTTACTCTCCTGTTCCGCGGTTTGAATCAAATCCTGCAACAACGTCACTTCATGACGGCCAAAGTCCTGGCTCTTGCGGCCGGCCATCGCCAGATCGATCGCACGCAATAACAAACGCGTGGCGCCGTGGTAAAGTTGTTGGGCTAAGGCCGTCTCGCCTTTGCGGAACGCTTCCTG
Above is a window of candidate division KSB1 bacterium DNA encoding:
- a CDS encoding carboxypeptidase regulatory-like domain-containing protein, which translates into the protein MRLSRYLIAAVMLLGMVFPVAAQGPMLDGKLMITPHEARVEPGQGIKFQALLFNSQGLAIRIEKLGWDVSPESLGKISEDGFFMAGREDGEVKIIAKAQAGAATYVGEARVIIGKPQVLPVKIVVEPGEAIVPPLGTQQFKAFIITPTGRQPELAQRVKWDIIPNNLGKIEPNTGLFAAGPGTGIGTVVAFVEFGGAVHRGEGRVIVAHANASLAGNVKDQKSGAAIEKAVVWADLIGPFRFGRRVETDAQGNYKFEKLIPGLYVLRAEARGYLPEFYDNVDRFEQATPVRLAENENKTGINFTLSKGATISGSVAVDDDAKAPIAGAHVAAILLVRPDLKHHAVTDEKGNFALTGLPTGTYVVFAEAAGYKGEFFDNERELGKAKPISVRDEQTVEGINFLLATASAISGKVTEAAAPNNPIAKALVTIHVLINSSDKPRPVFNVLTNERGEYIANVGPGFYVVSAEARGFHKEFYKEQREFVKATPVQVFENKHTANIDFTMDKLATLSGRVTDEASGKPIAGAIVTAFQENTAVDALISKEELRLPFVTKTDENGNYKFDGVRAGKYFVQASARGYLPEFWKEAANLKDAKPVEVPESGDIKDINFTLMQGGAISGSVLSAADQKPLGGAAVHVFLKDSRVPMARGESGRDGKYRIEGLPSGEYIVFATAEGFQGLYYKDAPQREDATPVKVEAPKETGEINFQLKKFEPRGGTIAGVVVSEADKNPIPHAFVLVIAMSAPSAVPNAPHFAITDEFGKYKIPVPAGKYAALAAAPRFIAEYFDNAKTLREAKIFGVENGAVVEINFALTPAQRGPYQITGRVRHQNQGRGAENAVVQALDNGVVIAAVLTGNDGHFTLDEMPAGEFKISATSANGDAEQTVPVAVGNGRNAANVELILGTTSVQATTAEIPAKFELEQNYPNPFNPETSIKYHLPVRTNVTLRIYNALGQEIRTLVNTLQDAGVYSATWDGKDNNGRQLATGLYLLRLEAGDFVMTRKMAMVK